A single region of the Salvia miltiorrhiza cultivar Shanhuang (shh) chromosome 8, IMPLAD_Smil_shh, whole genome shotgun sequence genome encodes:
- the LOC130999836 gene encoding putative disease resistance protein RGA3: protein MQCDASKLISYCWNLREISDRCGEEESEGRSFPITSLPIFPRLTKLTIKGVPKLSLETVDGILQGCCHSLYELYLWGMESWECMPESIQHLTALTSLCLIDFGMEELPEWFGNLSSLKSLQLYNFKRLRRLPSMDAMRRLTTLKRLVIKRCPELVIKSEADYEWPKVSHIPHIEIDDRPPIHRRRPESWIQPFPINY, encoded by the coding sequence ATGCAATGCGACGCCTCCAAATTGATAAGTTACTGCTGGAATTTGCGAGAAATATCAGATAGGTGCGGAGAAGAAGAATCAGAAGGAAGAAGCTTCCCAATCACATCCCTCCCTATATTCCCTCGTCTAACAAAATTGACAATCAAAGGCGTTCCTAAATTAAGTTTGGAGACTGTGGATGGCATATTGCAAGGATGCTGCCACTCACTTTATGAGTTATATTTGTGGGGGATGGAAAGTTGGGAATGCATGCCGGAATCAATTCAACATCTTACAGCTCTTACTTCATTATGCTTAATTGATTTTGGAATGGAAGAGTTACCTGAATGGTTTGGGAACCTCTCATCTCTAAAAAGTTTGCAGTTATATAACTTCAAGAGGCTAAGGCGTCTACCATCTATGGATGCAATGCGGCGCCTCACAACATTAAAACGACTAGTTATTAAGCGTTGCCCGGAATTAGTGATTAAAAGTGAGGCAGATTATGAATGGCCCAAGGTTTCCCATATCCCCCACATCGAAATTGATGACCGGCCCCCCATACATCGCCGACGACC
- the LOC130997030 gene encoding putative disease resistance protein RGA4, translating into MEGEAAAAVLQVLVQNLVDLCKKEISQIRGVRKDAEKLAGSLDMIKKFLNDAEKRDITGEAVKGWLEKLEDVAFDADNVLDEINYHNLSKQIKPAEPEEEKVPSCFSCFKHISRSRNMALKIKEINEKLESINEEAVKFGLVEKFANEPTLVIASSETDSSYHDPIFIGRDNVASEIVEKLTNSITTDESRDETRFGSHIWVHVSPNFDAITLFKKILNNLTSCQVENASREDILAKLKEALKDKTYLLVLDDVWNEDLSKWQDFYNSLFGVSCVKGNAIVVTTRSIKVASIVNPLHTRELEGLSEEDCWSIIKVKTFGEENASSEFEAIGRKIARRCQGLPLAANVVGGILSNQSEEEWRSIEEKWLSADEGGDNISKILRLSFDNLSLPSLKKCFAYCAMFPKGSEIIKQELIEMWMAEGFLQADGRDDMESVGEKFINVLLHNSLLQVLWRDDDGNVKSCGMHDLVHELACSVSTTVERNQVVSQKKWQNLCVHY; encoded by the exons ATGGAAGGAGAAGCTGCTGCCGCCGTTCTTCAAGTTCTAGTTCAAAACCTCGTCGACCTTTGCAAGAAAGAGATCTCTCAGATCCGAGGTGTCCGCAAAGATGCAGAAAAGCTAGCTGGGAGTCTCGACATGATCAAAAAATTCTTGAACGATGCCGAGAAGCGTGACATCACCGGCGAAGCTGTCAAGGGTTGGCTGGAGAAGCTTGAAGACGTAGCTTTTGATGCTGACAATGTTTTGGATGAAATCAACTATCATAATCTCTCCAAACAGATCAAGCCCGCCGAGCCCGAGGAGGAAAAGGTACCATCATGCTTCTCATGCTTCAAGCATATCTCACGTTCTCGAAATATGGCTCttaaaatcaaagaaatcaaTGAGAAGTTGGAGTCCATTAACGAAGAGGCGGTCAAGTTTGGCCTCGTAGAGAAGTTTGCCAATGAGCCCACTTTGGTTATTGCTTCTTCGGAAACTGATTCATCTTATCATGATCCAATTTTTATTGGAAGAGATAATGTTGCATCGGAAATAGTTGAGAAGCTTACCAATAGCATCACAACTGATGAAAGCAGA GATGAGACTCGGTTTGGATCACATATTTGGGTGCATGTTTCCCCAAATTTTGATGCAATAACTCTTTTCAAGAAAATTCTCAATAACTTGACTTCTTGTCAAGTTGAAAATGCGAGCAGGGAAGATATTCTTGCAAAGCTTAAAGAAGCTTTGAAAGATAAAACTTATCTTCTTGTACTTGATGATGTATGGAATGAAGATCTTTCCAAATGGCAAGATTTTTACAATTCCTTGTTTGGAGTTAGTTGTGTCAAGGGAAATGCCATTGTTGTTACAACCAGAAGTATAAAGGTTGCTTCAATTGTGAATCCACTTCATACACGTGAGTTGGAAGGTTTATCAGAGGAGGATTGTTGGTCGATAATCAAAGTTAAAACCTTTGGAGAAGAAAATGCTTCATCGGAATTTGAGGCCATTGGGAGAAAGATAGCAAGAAGGTGTCAAGGTTTGCCATTGGCTGCCAATGTAGTTGGGGGAATACTGAGCAATCAATCCGAGGAAGAATGGCGTTCAATCGAGGAGAAATGGCTTTCAGCCGATGAAGGAGGAGATAATATCTCAAAAATATTGAGATTGAGCTTTGATAATTTGTCTTTGCCATCACTTAAGAAGTGCTTTGCGTACTGTGCGATGTTTCCTAAAGGCTCCGAAATCATCAAACAGGAACTGATTGAGATGTGGATGGCAGAAGGTTTTCTTCAAGCTGATGGAAGGGATGACATGGAGTCCGTGGGCGAAAAATTTATCAACGTTCTTCTTCACAACTCTTTACTGCAAGTTTTATGGAGAGATGATGACGGAAATGTCAAAAGTTGTGGCATGCACGATCTTGTGCACGAGCTCGCTTGTTCTGTTTCAACAACTGTGGAGAGGAATCAAGTCGTATCCCAAAAGAAATGGCAAAATCTTTGCGTACATTACTAA